CCTGCCGGCTGAAGGACATTACCGAGTTGTTCATGGACACCGGCATCGGCAAGGAAGCGTATTCGATCATCGGCCAAGGCCGGATCGAGGAAATATTGAGCACGAAGTCGGAGGACCGGCGCGGCATTTTCGAGGAAGCGTCGGGCATCGTCAAATATAAATCCCGCAAGCGTGAAGCGGAGAAAAAGCTGGCCGACACCGAGCAAAATCTGCTGCGGATTCACGACCTCGTGTCGGAGTTGGAGGATCAGCTCGAACCGCTGGCCCGCCAGAGCGAAAAAGCCGTGCGCTTCAAGGAGCTGAAGGAGCAGCTCAAGTCGCTGGAGATCGCGCTGTATGTGTATCAGATCGAGCAGCTCAGCAGCTCCTGGGAGGAGCAGAAGGTCGTGCTGGAGCGGCTGCGTGCCCGCCAGTTGGAGCTGTCCGCGGTCGTGGGCAAGCATGACGCCCAACTGGAGACGCAGCGGCACGCCTCCAAGCGCCTGGAGGAAGAGGTCGAGCGGCTGCAGGAAGAGCTGCTGCTCGTATCGGGCGAGCTGGAGAAGGGCGAAGGCCAGAGCGAAGTGCTGAAGGAGCGGCAAAAGTATTTGACCGGCCGCCTCGCCGAATTGGAGCAGGCGATCGAGGCCCAAGAAGCGCGGGCGGCCGCGAAGGACGAGGAGCTTCGCCAGGCCCAGGCGGAGCTTGCGGAGCTGTCGGGCAAGCTGTCCGGACTGGAGGCGAAGCTGCGCGAGGAGGAGCTCCGCCTGCTGGGGGTGAGCCGGTCGGTGAGCGATGCTTCAGAAGAAGAGCTGAAGGCGCGCCTGATCGACACACTGAGCGAGATGGCCCAGAAGCGGAACGAAGCGCGCTACGCCGAACAGCAGTTGGAGCAGCTCGCCCGCCGGCTGGAGCGGCTGGAGGAAGAACTTTCGCGCGCGGCCGAGCAAGCGGACGAAGCCGAATCGGGACGCCGCGAGCGTCGGGAGCAGCTTGACGGGCTGCAGCGGCGGCTAATTGCCGTGCGCGACGAATACGCGCGGATCAGCCAGAGCGCCAAAAGCCGCCAGGCGACATTGACGGAGGCGGAAGCCGCGCTTCGCAAGTGGGAGCAGCGCCTGGACGGCCTGCGTTCCAGACGGGAGACGATGCTGGAGCTGCAGAACGATTACGACGGCTTTGCCTACGGCGTCAAGGAAGTGCTGAAGTCCAAGCAGCGGGGCGAGCTGCACGGCATTCACGGCGCGGTCGCCGAACTGCTTCGCGTGCCGGCCGAGCTGGAGACTGCGGTGGAGACGGCGCTCGGCGGGGCGCTGCAGCATATCGTCGTGGAGACGGAGCGCGACGGGCGGGAAGCGATCGCGTTCCTGAAGCGCCGCCAGGCGGGACGAGCGACGTTCCTGCCGCTGGACGTCATTCGCGGACGTTCGGTAGGGGACATGGAGCGCCGGGCGGTTGCGGAATGCGCCGGATTCGTCGGCGTCGCCGTCGATCTGATCGGCTTCGACGCTCCGTACCGGTCGATCGCGGAGAACCTGCTCGGCACGGTGCTGATCGCGGAGAAGCTGGAGGACGCGAACCGGATCGCGTCGCGCTGCCAGTACCGGTACCGGGTCGTCACGCTCGACGGCGATGTCGTCAACCCCGGCGGATCGATGACGGGCGGCAGCCAGGTGAAAAAAACCGCCAATCTGTTGGGCCGCCAGCGCCAGATCGAGGAGCTTGCCGGCGAGATCGCCGAGTGTGAAGCCCAATTGGCGAAACTGAGGCAGCAGACCGAGCAGGTGCGCAACAGCTTGCTGGCCGACAACAAACGGCTGGAAGAGCTGCGCACCGAAGGCGAGACGCTGAGAGTCTCCGAGCAGCAGTTGCTGTCGGAGCTGAGCGGGCTGGAAAGCCAGAGCGGCAAGCTTTCGGAGCAGACGGCGCTGCTGCGCCAGGACGCCGAGCTGCTGCGCGAGGAGAGCCGCGCGATGGTCGAGCGCCGCGACGCCGCGGAGAAGGAGGCGGCCGAGCTGACGAAGCGCGAAGCCGAGCTGCAGCAGGCGATCCGCGAGGCGGAGGCGGCCCGCAAGGCGAGCGAATCGCTGAAGGAGGAGCTGCAGGAGCAGCTCACGGCGATCAAGGTGCAGGTCGCGTCGGCGACGCAGGAGAAACGCGCCGCCGAGGAGCGCGTCAACCGGCTCGCAGCGGAACGGGCGGCTCTGGTCGCCGAGCTGGCGGATCATCGCGACCGACTGGCGGTCGCCCGGGCGGAGATCGACGAGAATGCGCGGCGCCAGAGCGGCCAGACCGAGCTGCTGAACGAGCTTCGCCTGCGCAAGCAGAAGCTCGGCGAGCAGCTTGAACGGAAGCGGGCGGAACGGTCCGAATGGATGAAGCAACTGGAGCTGGCGGAGGACGAAACCCGCGAGCAGCGCAACGAGCTGAAGCGGGTCGAAGACGAGCTTCATCAGACCGAAATCAAAGTCAACCGGCTGGATGTCGAGCTGGACAACCTGCTGAAGAAGCTGTCGGAGGATTACGAGATCGGCATCGAGCTGGCGAAGCGGAAATATCCGGTGCCGGAGGACGTTCCGGCAGCCCAGCAAAAGGTGCGCGAGCTGAAACGGGAAATTTCGCTGCTGGGCGAAGTCAATCTCGGCGCGATCGAGGAATACCAGCGCGTATCCGAGCGCTACGAATTCCTGAACGGCCAGAAAAACGACCTGATCGAAGCCAAAACCGCGCTGTATCAGGTCATCCGCGAACTGGACGAAGAGATGTCGAAGCGGTTCAAAACGACGTTCGACCAGATCCGGACCCAGTTCGCCGGCGTATTCACCAAGCTGTTCGGCGGGGGAAGGGCCGATCTGGTTTTGACCGACCCGTCGCAGCCGCTGGATTCGGGCATCGAGATTATCGCGCAGCCGCCGGGTAAAAAGCTGCAAAACCTGCAGTTGCTCTCCGGCGGAGAGCGGGCGTTAACCGCGATCGGCCTGTTGTTCGCGATTTTGCGGATCAAGCCGGTTCCGTTCTGCGTGCTCGACGAGGTCGAAGCGGCGCTGGACGAAGCGAACGTGGCCCGGTTCGCGCAATATTTGCGGGAGTTCTCGGCGGAGACGCAGTTCATCGTCGTCACCCACCGCAAAGGCACGATGGAAGAAGCCGACGTGCTGTACGGCGTGACGATGGAGGAAGGCGGCGTATCCAAACTCGTGTCGGTGCGGCTGGACGACGAACGGTTTTTCAAGGAAGAAGCGACGGCTTAAGAAGCCGAAGCGGGCCAACATATCGGAGGCGGACAACACATGAGCTTTTTTAAACGGCTGAAAGAGGCCATCTCGGCCAAAACCGAAGAGGTGACGGCCAAATTCCGCGAAGGGCTCGCCAAGACGCGGGACACGTTCGTGGGCAAGGTCGAGGATTTGTTCTCGCGCCGGAAAAAAATCGACGAGGAATTTTACGAGGAGCTGGAAGAGATTTTGATCGGCGCCGACGTCGGCGTGAATACGGTTATGAAGCTGATCGACGATCTGCGCGCCGAAGTCCGCAAGCGCAAGATCGAGGACCCGGCGGAGCTTCGTCCGGTGCTGTCGGAGAAGCTCGTCGAGCTGCTCCGCGGCTCGGAGGAGAGCAGGGGGCTGCGGATGGCGGATTCCGGTCTGACCGTGATTCTGTTTGTCGGCGTCAACGGCGTCGGCAAGACGACGACGATCGGGAAAATGGCCCACCGCCTCAAGTCCGAGGGCAAACGGGTCATGCTGGCGGCGGGAGACACGTTCCGCGCGGGCGCGATCGAGCAGCTTGAGGTATGGGGACAACGCGTCGGCGTCGACGTGATCAAGCAGCAGTCGGGCGCCGATCCGGCCGCCGTCATCTACGACGCGCTCCAGGCCGCGAAGCAGCGGGGGGCGGACGTGCTGCTGTGCGATACGGCGGGACGGCTGCAAAACAAAGTAAACCTGATGGAAGAGCTGAACAAAATTTATCGGGTCATTCGCCGCGAGGTGCCGGACGGTCCGCACGAAACGCTGCTGGTGCTGGACGCCACGACCGGGCAAAACGCGCTGCAGCAAGCGAAGCTGTTCGGCGACAAGTCCGGCGTGACCGGTCTTGTGCTGACGAAGCTGGACGGTACGGCCAAAGGCGGAATCGTGGTGGCGATCCGGCAGGAGCTGCAGTTGCCGGTGAAGTTCGTCGGCCTTGGCGAGAAGATGGACGATCTGGAGGAGTTCGACTCCGAGCAGTTCGTGCACGCGTTGTTCGCGGATGCGATCAACCGCGAGGAAGAACAATCGAAGGCTTAAGAAGGGCGCGCCCTGAGGGCGCGCTTTTTTTTATCGTCGGATCGCCGGATATAGCGAGAGGCGATCCCGGAGAAGAGGGCTGGCTGCCTCCTGAGGCACGCCGGGGTTGCATGCGCTATAAAACGCGGCCGGGTCAAGCTGCGGCTAAAGACTTCGAAAACACAAGGGGACGTTTGAAGCTGCTGCGAACGTATACGACAAGCGGGAGACGGATTTGGCGGCCTTGAATCGCGAGCCGAAGGTTCGGTCAAAGGGGAGGCAGAAGGTCGAGGGCCAGGGCTTGATTGGAGACAGGGCGGCGCGCACATTGACGTTGAGAATGATTCTCAGTTATGATGGAGGCAGGCGACGCTATTCGGCGCGGACGGTCTGCCGGGCCGCGCCACTTCTGCGAATCTCGATGAATGGCGAATCCATATCGAATACAAACGGTTCAAAATAGGAGGTTATCCGGATGTTCCTTTCCGTTATGTCTTATTCCCGTGACCGGCTGTTGTTTCCTTTTTCTTCGGTGGCTTCTTGTCCCGGCGTCGGGATAGCCGCCGCTTCGGTCGGCCACGGCGTGTTCCGGGTGGACGAAGCCGGTTTCGGGCACAAACTGGACGGCGGGCTGCCCGCCGAGGCGACCGTCAACCGGCTCCGTACCTATGGCGGAAGGCTTTACGCCTGCACCCGGGACGGATTATACGTGCACGGCCAGGACGGTTGGAGTCCGACCGACATCGCTATTCCCAGCTATCAATTGAAAGAGTTCGACGGCGTGCCGTTCGCGGCGACGGAATACGGCCTCTGGTGCGGCGACGGCAAAGGCGGCTGGTACCATCTGGCTTACTCGGGCTCGGCCGTATACGATTTCCTGGTCACGCCCCAATCGATCCTGCTCGGCAATCGCGAAGGGTTATCCTGGTACGACCGGTACGCCGGTTCGTGGGCGGAGATCGGCCTGGGCGCCTCCGTCACCAGCTTGGCCGCTTACCGGGGAGCGCTGGTCGGCTCGACGGACACAGGGGAACTGCTGGTCGGGGACCGCCGGGGCAAGCTTGAGCGGTACCGGTTCGGCGGCCTGTTCGTGTTTGGCGTCAGCGAGCTGCGGGGTCGCGCGTACGCTTGCACCGACGGAGGCTTGTTCGAGCTGCGCCGGCTCCGCGATCGGCCGGACCTGCTCGCGGTCAAAAGAGGCGTTCCCGTTACCGATGTCGCCCTTCATGGCGGCAAGCTGTATGCGGCGACGTTGTCCCGGGGCGTCCTGGCGTTTTCCCGCAGCGGGGCGTTCTACGCTTGACAAGGCGAAGGCCTTGACACGGCATCCCGCATCCGGTATGATGAAGAAGTTGTTCGAGATGTAAAGGCATTTGCCTTGACAGGGGGGATCACGCTTGACGGAAGCCCTCGAGAAGACAAACCGGATCAACCTGCTGCTGGATTTCTACGAGCCTCTCCTGACGGAGAAGCAGCAGACGGTGCTTCGTTACTATTATCATGACAATTATTCGCTGGGCGAGATCTCGGATCTGTTCGAGATCAGCCGGCAGGCCGTATTCGAGCATTTGAAGCGCGCCGAGCAGACGCTGGAAGACTGCGAGTCGAAGCTGGGACTCGTGGAGAAGCATCAAGCCCGGCGGGAAGCCCTGGATGCGCTTCGCAGGGAGCTGGAGCATGTTCCCGGGCTGCGGGAACGGCTCGAACCGATGCTTGAACGGATCGAACAGGCGGAATAAAGGAAGGCGCGGCGAATCCGGCGGATGGTCTCATCCGTACATAGATCAGAACACTTAAGTTCGTTAAGGTGAGTCTGCGAACCAGGCCCACCATTCAGGCAAGGAGGTGCGATTTTATGGCATTCGAAGGATTGGCGAGCCGGTTGCAGAGCGTATTCGGCAAGCTGCGCGGCAAAGGCAAAGTGACCGAAGACGACGTCAACGAAGCGATGCGCGAGGTTCGTCTGGCGCTGCTGGAAGCGGACGTCAACTTCAAGGTCGTCAAGGAATTTATCGCCAACGTGAAGGAAAAAGCGCTTGGCCAAGAGGTTGCCAAAAGCTTTACGCCCGGCATGGTCGTCATCGACATCGTCAACAAGGAACTGACGGCGCTGATGGGCGGCTCCAATGCCAGACTGGAGCGCTCGAACCGGCCGCCCACGGTTATTATGATGGTCGGCTTGCAGGGCGCCGGCAAAACGACGACGTCCGGCAAGCTCGCAAGGCTGCTGCAAAAGCAAAATCACAAGCCGCTGCTCGTG
This DNA window, taken from Paenibacillus thermoaerophilus, encodes the following:
- the ftsY gene encoding signal recognition particle-docking protein FtsY, whose protein sequence is MSFFKRLKEAISAKTEEVTAKFREGLAKTRDTFVGKVEDLFSRRKKIDEEFYEELEEILIGADVGVNTVMKLIDDLRAEVRKRKIEDPAELRPVLSEKLVELLRGSEESRGLRMADSGLTVILFVGVNGVGKTTTIGKMAHRLKSEGKRVMLAAGDTFRAGAIEQLEVWGQRVGVDVIKQQSGADPAAVIYDALQAAKQRGADVLLCDTAGRLQNKVNLMEELNKIYRVIRREVPDGPHETLLVLDATTGQNALQQAKLFGDKSGVTGLVLTKLDGTAKGGIVVAIRQELQLPVKFVGLGEKMDDLEEFDSEQFVHALFADAINREEEQSKA
- the ylxM gene encoding YlxM family DNA-binding protein encodes the protein MTEALEKTNRINLLLDFYEPLLTEKQQTVLRYYYHDNYSLGEISDLFEISRQAVFEHLKRAEQTLEDCESKLGLVEKHQARREALDALRRELEHVPGLRERLEPMLERIEQAE
- the smc gene encoding chromosome segregation protein SMC; the protein is MFLKRLELSGFKSFADRTELEFVRGITGVVGPNGSGKSNISDSIRWVLGEQSAKSLRGGNMQDVIFAGSDSRKAVNYGEVSLTLDNSDSALALDFNEVTITRRIHRSGESEYYINKQACRLKDITELFMDTGIGKEAYSIIGQGRIEEILSTKSEDRRGIFEEASGIVKYKSRKREAEKKLADTEQNLLRIHDLVSELEDQLEPLARQSEKAVRFKELKEQLKSLEIALYVYQIEQLSSSWEEQKVVLERLRARQLELSAVVGKHDAQLETQRHASKRLEEEVERLQEELLLVSGELEKGEGQSEVLKERQKYLTGRLAELEQAIEAQEARAAAKDEELRQAQAELAELSGKLSGLEAKLREEELRLLGVSRSVSDASEEELKARLIDTLSEMAQKRNEARYAEQQLEQLARRLERLEEELSRAAEQADEAESGRRERREQLDGLQRRLIAVRDEYARISQSAKSRQATLTEAEAALRKWEQRLDGLRSRRETMLELQNDYDGFAYGVKEVLKSKQRGELHGIHGAVAELLRVPAELETAVETALGGALQHIVVETERDGREAIAFLKRRQAGRATFLPLDVIRGRSVGDMERRAVAECAGFVGVAVDLIGFDAPYRSIAENLLGTVLIAEKLEDANRIASRCQYRYRVVTLDGDVVNPGGSMTGGSQVKKTANLLGRQRQIEELAGEIAECEAQLAKLRQQTEQVRNSLLADNKRLEELRTEGETLRVSEQQLLSELSGLESQSGKLSEQTALLRQDAELLREESRAMVERRDAAEKEAAELTKREAELQQAIREAEAARKASESLKEELQEQLTAIKVQVASATQEKRAAEERVNRLAAERAALVAELADHRDRLAVARAEIDENARRQSGQTELLNELRLRKQKLGEQLERKRAERSEWMKQLELAEDETREQRNELKRVEDELHQTEIKVNRLDVELDNLLKKLSEDYEIGIELAKRKYPVPEDVPAAQQKVRELKREISLLGEVNLGAIEEYQRVSERYEFLNGQKNDLIEAKTALYQVIRELDEEMSKRFKTTFDQIRTQFAGVFTKLFGGGRADLVLTDPSQPLDSGIEIIAQPPGKKLQNLQLLSGGERALTAIGLLFAILRIKPVPFCVLDEVEAALDEANVARFAQYLREFSAETQFIVVTHRKGTMEEADVLYGVTMEEGGVSKLVSVRLDDERFFKEEATA